Proteins co-encoded in one Coregonus clupeaformis isolate EN_2021a chromosome 17, ASM2061545v1, whole genome shotgun sequence genomic window:
- the LOC121565397 gene encoding protein JTB isoform X2, whose protein sequence is MGRMESDCRIPMLCLRPRVLALHALFWGLVSLRVFGAALLSEEKTTVARPVTTPCWQMEEFVVAVECSRCNAFQSSWAACIQTGYAERINCTKSNKDEYKSCRSTLMEEHLFWKFEGAMLGLTILFALVVVARQRSLDRLASEKVRRQIESI, encoded by the exons ATGGGGAGGATGGAGAGCGATTGCAGAATCCCTATGTTGTGCTTGAGGCCCAGAGTCCTGGCCTTGCATGCACTCTTCTGGGGTTTGGTGTCTCTCAG AGTGTTTGGTGCAGCTCTGCTGAGTGAGGAGAAGACCACAG TGGCCAGGCCGGTAACCACCCCCTGTTGGCAAATGGAGGAGTTTGTGGTTGCGGTGGAATGCTCCCGGTGCAACGCTTTCCAGTCG TCATGGGCAGCATGTATTCAGACGGGATACGCGGAGAGGATCAACTGCACCAAGTCTAATAAAGATGAGTACAAGAG CTGCCGCTCTACCCTGATGGAGGAACACCTTTTCTGGAAGTTTGAGGGAGCTATGTTGGGCCTCACCATACTGTTTGCCCTCGTAGTGGTCGCTAGGCAACGTTCGCTGGACCGGCTTGCCTCCGAGAAAGTCCGCAGGCAGATCGAGTCCATCTAG
- the LOC121585698 gene encoding cocaine- and amphetamine-regulated transcript protein-like: MDSIRVGALVYLGVCLSVFSVICQGQMSDDRLSSQEEQFPLGYVTRDLSDAFEGLLEGVQQDNRIGLSVEKKASLIPRCDIGERCAMKHGPRIGRLCDCLRGTACNTFFLRCY, from the exons ATGGACAGCATCAGGGTCGGAGCACTCGTCTACCTGggcgtctgtctgtccgtcttcAGTGTAATTTGCCAGGGGCAGATGTCAGACGACAGACTCTCTTCACAAGAGGAACAATTTCCACTGGGATATGTCACCAGAGATTTG TCTGATGCGTTCGAGGGGCTTCTGGAAGGCGTGCAGCAAGACAACAGGATAGGTCTATCAGTGGAGAAAAAAGCAAGTCTGATTCCACGG TGTGATATTGGAGAGCGGTGCGCTATGAAGCACGGGCCGCGCATCGGAAGGCTTTGTGACTGTCTTCGAGGCACCGCGTGCAACACATTCTTCCTGCGTTGTTACTGA
- the LOC121565397 gene encoding protein JTB isoform X1, with protein MGRMESDCRIPMLCLRPRVLALHALFWGLVSLRVFGAALLSEEKTTVARPVTTPCWQMEEFVVAVECSRCNAFQSKSWAACIQTGYAERINCTKSNKDEYKSCRSTLMEEHLFWKFEGAMLGLTILFALVVVARQRSLDRLASEKVRRQIESI; from the exons ATGGGGAGGATGGAGAGCGATTGCAGAATCCCTATGTTGTGCTTGAGGCCCAGAGTCCTGGCCTTGCATGCACTCTTCTGGGGTTTGGTGTCTCTCAG AGTGTTTGGTGCAGCTCTGCTGAGTGAGGAGAAGACCACAG TGGCCAGGCCGGTAACCACCCCCTGTTGGCAAATGGAGGAGTTTGTGGTTGCGGTGGAATGCTCCCGGTGCAACGCTTTCCAGTCG AAGTCATGGGCAGCATGTATTCAGACGGGATACGCGGAGAGGATCAACTGCACCAAGTCTAATAAAGATGAGTACAAGAG CTGCCGCTCTACCCTGATGGAGGAACACCTTTTCTGGAAGTTTGAGGGAGCTATGTTGGGCCTCACCATACTGTTTGCCCTCGTAGTGGTCGCTAGGCAACGTTCGCTGGACCGGCTTGCCTCCGAGAAAGTCCGCAGGCAGATCGAGTCCATCTAG